Below is a genomic region from Roseovarius arcticus.
TGTGGCCGTCAAAGAGGCAGTCAACCGCAGCTATGAGACGACGCTGAGCGAGGGTCTTTTGTTCGAACGGCGCGTGTTTCACTCACTATTCGCAACCGAGGATCAGGCCGAGGGCATGGCCGCGTTCATGGAAAAGCGGCAGGCGCAGTTCCGCGACAAGTAATCCTGCCAAGCTACGCTGGACTGAATTACGCCGGGCGCAAAAGCCTGCCGCGCCGGTCGGTGACACAAACGCGCGCAGCAAGCATCGCGTCCTGTGCCGCAACGGCGATGCCTAACACCTGCATCTCATCGCGTGTCTCGGACGCACCTTTGCCGCCGATTAGATAGCTTTCGCTCAGTAGTCCATCGCCCCAGATCACCTCGTGTCGATCAAAGGCGAGGTGGTAGTAGGTCACACCAATAGCGGTGTGATTTGGCCTGATAGACGCGTCGTTTGCTAGCTTGTGGGCGGGCACCAGTACTTCGTCTTCACCGAAAAACAGCATGGCGCGCCAGTCGGAAATTAGTATCCTGTGCTGCGGCGAAAGCGCGGTATCGCGGTAGGGCAGGCCCGGTCCGAAGGCATCGCGCATGATGCGGATTGGTCGAAACTCAGGATGGCTCGCCAGTACCGCAGCCGGCAGATAAGTGCGACCGATCCAGCGGATCTGCTGCGCACCGTGATCTGCGGTCTTCACTAGATCACCCGCCGACAGTGTCTCGATCTGGACCGCGCCGGATGGTGTGTCGATCTGTGTGCCGGCAGTAAAGCAGGGCGGAGTGGCAAGCGCTGCGACCGGACGGCTGGAACCCTCGGACGTGCTGATCACGGTCAAGGGCACACCTTGCGGAGGAAAGCCGCCGACGCCGCCGACGAAGGCGAGCCCCTCGACCGTGGCGTACGCCGGCCCGCCGCCGCCTTCGTTAATGTTAAAACCGATCAGTTGATATTCTGTGCCGCTGGGATCGCGCACGGTCACTTGATATTCCGCCTCTACTACGCGGCCCTGGGCATAGGATTGCCCGTCAAATGTCTGCGCTGTCTGAAGGGTTTGCGAGGTGTCGTTGTCCTCGAAATTGGCATCGTCATCATTGATGCTTACGGGGGTCCACGCGTTCGAGTTCAATGTAATGGTGCGGCCCGCCAAGTGGCTGCCGTCACCTTGAGTGACACCAGACAACTGGCTGCCGCCTGAGACGGTGATCTTAGATTGCCCAAGGGCGTATATCGTTTGTACCGGCATCGCGCGCATCCACCTTATAACAGGTCCACCTGAGTAGCGTGCAATTCGGGCATAAATACGTTGCTGGTACGTCGCACGCCGGCGTTGCGCTGGGTGCTTGCATTCCTGCCGCATCCGCCTTAGTGACCACGGTCATACATGCGCGCGATGCCCGCTCAGGCAAGAATCACTTTGGACCTGTCCAAAGTCCCGGTCTGGCGTTGGCGCGCTTTCATATTCGATACCGAACCAGATTAAGGAAACGATTCTCATGGCAAATACGCCACAGTCAAAAAAACGCGCACGTCAGAACGAGACCCGCATGGCCGTCAACAAGACACGCCGTTCGCGCATCCGTACCTACCTTCGCAAGGTTGAAGAAGCGATCGCCTCGGGCGATCAGGAGGCCGCAGCAGCAGCGCTGCGCGTCGCCCAGCCCGAGCTGATGCGCGGCGTGTCGCGTGGCATTTTTCACAAGAATACCGCCTCGCGCAAGATGTCGCGCCTGTCCAGCCGTGTTAAGTCGCTGGGCAAAGCCTGAATTAACCCTAGGGGCGCTTAAGCGCCTGACTATTAACTATAAAAAGGCGTCCTTTCTGGGGCGCCTTTTGCTTTTTGCACCGAGATTTGCGCCCGTGAGATTCTTTTCCCGCAAAATCAGAGTCAAGGCATAAGATCGGTTGCCGCACCGCGTGCCACCTTGCTAACTTAGTCCTACGATTCACGCTTGGGGGGACAGGCTGATTCCGTTGGCGGGCCTTTGGGGGGTCATGCCGCAAGGGAGTCATTTCGGGCAAAGCCCGGCATGTCCAAATAAAGCATACCGACGATCATCGTGGGGTGGCAGGCCGCTGGGCCCGCCGTTTCACGAGTTTCGTTTAGCGCCATCATCCACCCGTTCGGGT
It encodes:
- a CDS encoding Hint domain-containing protein, which encodes MPVQTIYALGQSKITVSGGSQLSGVTQGDGSHLAGRTITLNSNAWTPVSINDDDANFEDNDTSQTLQTAQTFDGQSYAQGRVVEAEYQVTVRDPSGTEYQLIGFNINEGGGGPAYATVEGLAFVGGVGGFPPQGVPLTVISTSEGSSRPVAALATPPCFTAGTQIDTPSGAVQIETLSAGDLVKTADHGAQQIRWIGRTYLPAAVLASHPEFRPIRIMRDAFGPGLPYRDTALSPQHRILISDWRAMLFFGEDEVLVPAHKLANDASIRPNHTAIGVTYYHLAFDRHEVIWGDGLLSESYLIGGKGASETRDEMQVLGIAVAAQDAMLAARVCVTDRRGRLLRPA
- the rpsT gene encoding 30S ribosomal protein S20, giving the protein MANTPQSKKRARQNETRMAVNKTRRSRIRTYLRKVEEAIASGDQEAAAAALRVAQPELMRGVSRGIFHKNTASRKMSRLSSRVKSLGKA